A genome region from Arachidicoccus soli includes the following:
- a CDS encoding protein O-mannosyl-transferase family: MNFKKANNIVGWVVCLIACTTYILTAELSGSYWDCGEFVSSCFKVQIPHPPGAPFFVLIGRFFIILFGNNPLEAAKAVNVMSALSSGFAILFLFWTITHFARRIVQGARKIEDLNKNEIFMIMLAGTVGALAFTFSDSYWYSAVEGEVYALSAFFTALVFWAMLKWEHKADEPGADKWIVFICFMMGLAVGVHLLNLLTIPAMVLIFFFRKRHLFNYKLIKKYFVRIVLIGGVLGFIVALIQANSVASQAGVSMDATVAMAVLFGSFIAVGILYLVERGNKEKRELYGGTYIFFILSIVILGFVQIGVIQESIQQAGNMDIFFVNTLNMPLFSGFITFFVLVAILMWFAFRYAKKKNWHYIRLGLWCLTFMFIGFSSYLTTMIRSTANPSIDMFNVDNPMSLVGYLNRSQYGSFPLLYGQKFTANPIAAYYGEENYQKGVNSKGETKYIPTGKTFSYIYSPDDEMIFPRVWNTGTDRNQTDFYASWLGIGKDPQTGQYERAPNFVDNIKFFLGYQVYYMYLRYFLWNYSGRQNDLQGNSVTDVRDGNWITGIPFIDNLMLGDQSMMPHELQINKGHNVMFALPLILGLIGMFYHFKKKGDDGLIAFLLFFMTGFAIVMYLNQAGNEPRERDYAYAGSTYAFAIWIGIGVFQVKYWLQKITKPRVATIATSAICLLAVPLLMAQQEWNDHDRSKKRLAPDMAIDYLKSCAPNAILFTFGDNDTYPLWYAQEVEGVRPDIRVINTSLLGIDWYINDLRTKVNQSDSIDVIFTKKQIEGDTRNQVMYVPKNYPQSRYYDLYDMLKNYVGSNDPSKMQELRNGASINTFPVRNVYVPVDKAEVLKNGTVNATDSVQDALRFTIDKDNLFKNDLAELAIIAANKWKRPIYFTMNHQTGLGSSFESYLRKDGLSYRLVPVASSDTSSNAQYNEYKARFGALMKENVNTDWMYNKLMNDFVFGNANIPGVYFDEENRRHLITIREAFADEGIELARVGRIEDAKKVLEKCDHMMLQENFPYGMPSKYGMHNQTSFKFLIAAYLAKDQPLIDKVTKSLKTDLVQEVNYYNSLPPVDASNYSYETQSAQQFLMVMNQMEQEQAVKTLPPNLEKADSSLHTMDSGKK, encoded by the coding sequence ATGAATTTTAAGAAAGCAAATAACATTGTTGGGTGGGTGGTTTGTCTTATTGCCTGTACTACCTATATTTTAACTGCCGAATTAAGTGGTAGTTATTGGGACTGCGGAGAATTTGTCAGCAGCTGCTTTAAAGTGCAAATTCCGCATCCACCGGGCGCGCCATTTTTTGTATTAATAGGCCGTTTCTTTATTATTCTATTCGGCAATAATCCTTTGGAGGCAGCCAAAGCAGTGAATGTCATGAGTGCTTTGTCAAGTGGTTTTGCTATTTTGTTCTTGTTTTGGACCATCACACATTTTGCCCGCCGGATAGTACAGGGAGCGCGTAAAATAGAGGATTTAAATAAGAATGAAATTTTCATGATTATGTTAGCCGGTACTGTAGGTGCTTTAGCTTTTACTTTTTCTGATTCCTATTGGTATAGTGCGGTAGAGGGAGAGGTATACGCGCTTTCAGCCTTCTTCACAGCATTAGTTTTCTGGGCAATGCTTAAATGGGAGCATAAGGCAGATGAACCCGGAGCCGATAAGTGGATTGTATTTATCTGCTTTATGATGGGATTGGCAGTGGGTGTACACCTATTGAATCTGTTGACAATTCCAGCCATGGTATTGATTTTCTTTTTCAGAAAAAGACATTTATTCAATTATAAATTAATAAAGAAATATTTTGTAAGAATTGTATTAATAGGAGGGGTATTAGGCTTTATTGTGGCACTTATACAAGCCAATAGTGTTGCTTCACAAGCCGGTGTTTCAATGGATGCGACGGTAGCGATGGCGGTTCTTTTCGGATCATTTATCGCTGTGGGGATTCTATACCTGGTGGAAAGAGGTAATAAAGAAAAACGTGAGTTATATGGAGGTACTTATATCTTCTTTATTTTGAGTATAGTCATTTTAGGTTTTGTACAAATAGGTGTGATCCAGGAGTCTATTCAACAAGCCGGTAATATGGACATATTTTTTGTAAACACCTTAAATATGCCTTTGTTTTCCGGGTTTATTACATTTTTTGTTTTGGTCGCGATCCTTATGTGGTTTGCCTTTCGTTATGCTAAAAAGAAAAACTGGCATTATATACGCTTAGGATTGTGGTGTTTAACTTTTATGTTTATCGGGTTCAGCTCTTATCTGACGACCATGATACGCAGTACAGCCAATCCCTCTATCGACATGTTTAATGTAGATAACCCCATGAGCCTGGTAGGCTACTTAAATCGTTCTCAATATGGTTCCTTCCCCTTATTATATGGGCAGAAATTTACGGCCAATCCAATTGCCGCTTATTATGGCGAAGAGAATTACCAAAAAGGGGTAAACAGTAAAGGAGAAACCAAATATATTCCGACAGGTAAAACCTTCAGCTATATCTATTCCCCGGATGATGAAATGATCTTCCCACGTGTATGGAATACAGGCACCGATAGAAACCAAACGGATTTCTATGCTTCCTGGTTGGGTATTGGAAAAGATCCGCAGACCGGACAGTATGAACGCGCACCTAATTTTGTAGATAATATCAAATTCTTCTTAGGATACCAGGTTTATTACATGTATCTACGTTATTTCTTATGGAATTATAGTGGCCGTCAAAACGATTTACAAGGTAACTCTGTTACAGATGTACGTGATGGCAATTGGATTACAGGTATACCATTTATAGATAATTTAATGTTAGGCGATCAAAGCATGATGCCGCATGAATTACAGATAAACAAGGGGCATAATGTTATGTTTGCCTTGCCGCTCATCTTAGGCTTGATAGGGATGTTTTATCATTTTAAGAAAAAAGGAGATGATGGGTTGATTGCTTTCTTATTGTTCTTCATGACAGGCTTTGCCATTGTAATGTACTTAAATCAGGCAGGTAATGAGCCACGTGAGCGAGACTATGCCTATGCGGGATCGACCTATGCTTTTGCCATCTGGATTGGAATTGGGGTCTTCCAGGTGAAGTACTGGCTGCAAAAGATAACGAAACCCAGAGTCGCAACGATCGCCACTTCAGCCATTTGCTTGCTGGCAGTACCGCTATTAATGGCCCAGCAAGAATGGAATGACCATGATCGTAGTAAGAAAAGATTGGCGCCGGATATGGCGATAGACTATTTAAAAAGTTGTGCACCCAATGCCATACTCTTTACCTTCGGAGATAATGATACGTATCCGCTTTGGTATGCGCAGGAAGTAGAGGGCGTACGACCGGATATCCGTGTAATTAATACCAGTTTACTGGGTATTGATTGGTATATCAATGACTTGCGAACTAAGGTCAACCAAAGTGATTCCATCGACGTCATCTTTACGAAAAAGCAGATAGAAGGAGATACCAGAAATCAGGTCATGTATGTACCTAAAAACTATCCGCAGAGCAGATATTATGATTTATATGACATGCTGAAGAATTATGTAGGCAGTAATGACCCTTCAAAGATGCAGGAATTGCGCAATGGAGCTTCCATCAATACCTTCCCTGTAAGAAATGTATATGTGCCGGTGGACAAGGCTGAAGTACTGAAGAATGGTACGGTCAATGCTACCGACAGTGTACAGGATGCATTAAGGTTCACTATTGATAAGGATAATTTGTTTAAAAATGATCTGGCCGAATTAGCAATTATAGCGGCAAATAAATGGAAGCGACCCATCTATTTTACGATGAATCATCAAACCGGCTTAGGTTCCAGTTTTGAATCTTATTTGCGCAAGGATGGTTTGAGTTATCGTTTGGTTCCGGTGGCCAGTAGTGATACCAGTAGTAACGCTCAATACAATGAATACAAAGCAAGATTTGGTGCCTTAATGAAAGAGAATGTCAACACTGATTGGATGTACAATAAATTGATGAATGACTTTGTATTTGGAAATGCAAATATTCCGGGTGTCTATTTTGATGAAGAAAACCGCCGTCATCTGATTACTATACGTGAAGCTTTTGCTGATGAAGGAATTGAATTGGCAAGGGTAGGTAGAATTGAGGATGCGAAGAAAGTTTTGGAAAAATGTGACCATATGATGCTGCAGGAAAACTTCCCATACGGAATGCCTTCTAAATATGGTATGCATAATCAGACATCCTTTAAATTTTTGATTGCAGCCTATCTGGCGAAGGACCAACCATTGATTGATAAAGTAACCAAATCTTTGAAAACCGACCTTGTACAGGAAGTAAATTACTATAATTCTTTACCACCTGTAGATGCCAGCAATTATAGTTATGAAACACAATCTGCACAGCAATTCTTGATGGTGATGAACCAAATGGAACAAGAGCAGGCAGTTAAAACCTTGCCACCTAATTTGGAGAAAGCAGATAGCAGCCTGCATACAATGGATTCAGGCAAGAAGTAA
- a CDS encoding endo-1,4-beta-xylanase, translated as MKYLPKRIILIASGLVFFIGCNNLHHSTKVGDEKGLKDYYKNYFPIGVAVNIHNINGAQGALILKEFNSITPENDMKMQPIHPLQDFYNWRNADSIVNFAVSNHLKIRGHNLCWHQQAPHWLFVDKEGKTVTKDTLLQRLKSHIYTVVNRYKHAVYAWDVVNEAIADDSTQFLRHSKWYQICGEDFIDSAFCYAHEADPKAQLFYNDYNVIRPEKRERIYRLLKGLLARGIPVTGIGIQAHWSVYEPSEEELESTIQLFASLGLKIQFTELDISIFPWEKNQRAKRTGEQDTYTDALKTKQENAYKMVFGVFRKYRKYINGVTFWNLSDRDTWLDHYPVEGRKNYPLLFDTALQRKPAYWDVVKF; from the coding sequence ATGAAATATTTACCTAAAAGAATCATCTTAATTGCATCCGGACTAGTTTTTTTTATAGGTTGCAATAACCTTCATCATAGCACTAAGGTAGGTGATGAGAAGGGTTTGAAAGATTATTATAAAAATTATTTCCCTATCGGTGTAGCAGTGAATATTCACAATATTAACGGAGCACAAGGCGCGCTTATTTTAAAAGAGTTTAATAGTATCACGCCTGAGAATGATATGAAGATGCAACCCATTCACCCGCTGCAAGACTTCTATAATTGGCGAAATGCGGATTCTATTGTCAATTTTGCGGTAAGCAATCATCTCAAGATTCGGGGACATAATCTTTGTTGGCATCAACAAGCTCCCCATTGGTTATTTGTTGATAAGGAAGGTAAGACGGTTACTAAAGATACCCTGCTCCAAAGATTGAAAAGTCATATTTATACGGTGGTTAATCGATATAAACATGCAGTCTATGCATGGGATGTCGTGAATGAGGCGATTGCAGACGATAGTACGCAATTTTTGCGCCATTCAAAATGGTACCAGATATGTGGTGAGGACTTTATTGACAGTGCCTTTTGTTATGCGCATGAAGCAGACCCCAAGGCCCAATTATTTTATAATGATTACAATGTTATCCGGCCAGAAAAAAGAGAAAGAATCTATAGGCTTTTGAAAGGATTATTGGCTCGCGGTATTCCCGTTACAGGTATAGGCATTCAGGCGCATTGGTCTGTTTATGAACCTTCAGAGGAAGAGTTGGAGTCAACCATTCAGCTCTTTGCTTCTCTAGGCTTGAAAATTCAATTTACGGAATTGGATATTTCCATTTTTCCATGGGAAAAAAATCAGCGAGCGAAAAGAACAGGTGAACAAGATACCTATACGGATGCATTAAAGACTAAACAAGAAAATGCATATAAAATGGTTTTTGGTGTTTTTAGAAAATACAGGAAGTATATCAATGGTGTCACTTTCTGGAATCTGTCTGATAGGGACACCTGGCTGGATCACTACCCTGTAGAGGGTAGGAAGAATTATCCTTTATTATTTGATACCGCTTTGCAACGTAAGCCGGCTTATTGGGATGTGGTTAAATTTTAA
- a CDS encoding glycoside hydrolase family 3 N-terminal domain-containing protein: MKKYFSYFLSICLLLTIAPRGKAQVFKDPTKSLNARVNDFISKLTLDEKINQLMNAAPAIPRLGVPAYNWWNEALHGVGRSGVVTVFPQAIGEAATFDPALLKQVASAISDEARANFNIDRKRGYELHYGGLSFWTPNINIFRDPRWGRGQETYGEDPFLTSQMGVAFVHGLQGDRPDYLKAAACAKHFAVYSGPEGDRHAFNAIATNLDLHETYFPAFKALVKAGVESVMAAYNALNGIPCSGNGYLLDTVLRQDWGFKGHIVSDCDAVADIFQFHKTVETPEAAAALAINNGLDLNCGNTFTALDNAVKQGLTTEAKIDSALASLTRTRIKLGLFNPIGTDPYDKIGPDVINSEAHRQLALKAAEESIVLLKNDGVLPLKNDLPKYFITGPNAATINSLIGNYYGVNNKMVTILEGIAGQISKGSQLQFKQGIMLNAANSNPEDWTTGDAKECDVIFAVLGIDGTIEGEEGDALASSTYGDRLDYNLPKNQINFLKKLRDGYKGKIVTIITGGSPMNLKEVHTLSDAVLLVWYPGEEGGNAVANVIFGKASPSGKLPVTFPMSLDQLPAFTDYSMKGRTYRFMEDKPMYPFGFGLSYTHFVYKNIKADKKSIENNQSFEVSATVSNAGKMAADEVVQMYVSVPQQDYLTPLYSLKGFKRISLQPNESKVVHFTVTPEEMQIYNTAGEPVIPKGDLKIYIGGSSPVERSQELGASKMVMTSVLIKN; this comes from the coding sequence ATGAAAAAATATTTCAGCTATTTTCTTTCTATCTGTTTGTTGCTTACGATCGCTCCTCGAGGAAAGGCACAAGTTTTTAAAGATCCTACAAAATCATTGAATGCAAGAGTCAATGATTTTATCTCTAAATTGACTTTAGACGAAAAGATCAATCAATTAATGAATGCTGCGCCAGCTATTCCAAGACTGGGTGTGCCCGCCTATAATTGGTGGAATGAAGCATTGCATGGTGTAGGACGATCCGGTGTGGTAACAGTATTTCCACAGGCAATCGGCGAGGCAGCGACTTTTGACCCTGCGCTGCTTAAACAAGTTGCTTCTGCTATTTCAGATGAGGCAAGGGCTAATTTTAATATAGATCGTAAACGCGGTTATGAATTGCATTATGGCGGCTTATCATTCTGGACGCCGAATATTAATATATTTAGAGATCCCCGTTGGGGGCGTGGTCAGGAAACCTATGGAGAAGACCCTTTTCTGACTTCCCAGATGGGAGTAGCATTTGTGCATGGGCTTCAAGGTGACCGTCCTGATTATTTAAAAGCAGCTGCATGTGCCAAGCACTTTGCTGTTTATAGTGGACCCGAAGGGGATAGGCATGCCTTTAATGCCATTGCTACCAATTTGGATCTCCATGAAACTTATTTCCCGGCATTCAAGGCCTTAGTGAAAGCAGGCGTAGAATCTGTAATGGCTGCCTATAACGCCCTAAACGGAATTCCCTGTAGTGGTAATGGCTATTTGTTAGACACTGTGTTAAGGCAGGACTGGGGCTTTAAAGGGCATATAGTTTCTGACTGCGATGCCGTCGCCGATATCTTTCAGTTTCATAAAACGGTAGAAACACCGGAAGCGGCGGCTGCATTGGCCATCAATAATGGTCTCGACCTGAATTGCGGTAATACTTTTACGGCGTTGGATAATGCCGTAAAACAAGGATTGACGACAGAAGCCAAAATAGATAGTGCTTTGGCGAGTCTTACACGTACGAGAATTAAATTGGGTTTATTTAACCCAATTGGGACAGATCCTTATGATAAAATTGGCCCAGATGTAATCAACAGCGAAGCACATCGGCAACTGGCGCTTAAAGCAGCCGAAGAGTCGATCGTTTTATTAAAGAATGATGGCGTATTGCCCTTGAAAAATGACTTGCCAAAATATTTTATAACAGGACCTAATGCCGCTACCATCAATTCATTAATAGGGAACTATTATGGTGTAAATAATAAAATGGTAACTATTCTCGAAGGCATTGCAGGACAAATATCCAAAGGAAGTCAGTTGCAGTTTAAACAAGGTATAATGTTGAATGCAGCCAATAGTAATCCAGAAGATTGGACCACAGGAGATGCTAAAGAATGTGATGTGATTTTTGCAGTTTTAGGCATCGATGGGACCATCGAAGGTGAAGAAGGTGATGCATTGGCTTCTTCAACATACGGTGATAGATTGGATTATAATCTACCCAAAAATCAAATTAATTTTTTAAAGAAACTGAGAGATGGTTACAAAGGAAAAATTGTTACCATCATTACCGGGGGAAGCCCTATGAATCTGAAAGAAGTACATACACTATCTGATGCGGTATTGCTGGTATGGTATCCCGGAGAGGAGGGAGGTAACGCCGTTGCTAATGTAATCTTTGGAAAAGCCTCTCCTTCAGGTAAACTTCCGGTTACCTTCCCTATGTCCTTGGATCAATTACCTGCTTTTACGGACTATTCTATGAAAGGCCGTACTTATCGTTTTATGGAAGACAAACCGATGTATCCTTTTGGCTTTGGACTTTCTTACACTCATTTTGTTTATAAAAATATTAAAGCGGATAAAAAATCTATAGAGAATAATCAATCTTTTGAAGTGTCAGCAACTGTAAGTAATGCCGGAAAAATGGCTGCTGATGAAGTGGTACAAATGTATGTATCAGTTCCGCAGCAGGATTATTTAACACCTTTATACTCCTTAAAAGGATTTAAACGAATCTCTCTACAGCCTAATGAGTCGAAGGTGGTACACTTTACAGTAACACCGGAAGAAATGCAGATTTATAATACAGCTGGAGAGCCAGTCATCCCAAAAGGTGATCTGAAAATATATATAGGCGGAAGCTCTCCGGTAGAAAGAAGCCAGGAATTGGGCGCTTCAAAAATGGTAATGACAAGTGTGCTTATAAAAAATTAG